ATCACCAGGCGCAGCCAGACCACCGTCATCGGCGAGAAGCCGCCTTCCAGCGCGGTCTTGGTGGCCATGAAACTCATGCCCCAGAAGATCACGGCGCCGATCAGGCAGAGCATGGCGAGCCAGGGCGAGCCTGCCGAGCGGGTCTCGGCGGAGGGTACTGGTGACGGCATTCGATCTCCTGGTCGGGGGGATGCCTCCACCTTACCAGTAGTGTCTGTGCCGGGCCGAGGTGGGAGCGCGGGGTGGTGTTCGCGCGCCAGCTGGCCGGTCGTTTGCGCTATCGTCGTTTTGGTCGCCGAGCAGCGAGAGCTGGTGCGCCGACCCATCCGAGAGCCCACAGGAGGTGAACTGCGATCCGTCCCCGCTGGAAGAAGGTCTACCGCGACCTTCTCGCGCACAAGGTGCGAACTGTGCTTGTGGTGCTCTCGATTGCGGTCGGCATCTTCGCCGTAGCCGTGATGATGGGCGGCCGAGCAGTCCTCATACGCGCACTGGACACCGGTTTCCCGGCGACACGCCCTCCCAGCGTGACCTTCCTCACCACCGCATTCGACGACCACCTGGTCATGGCCGTGGCGCGAGATCCAGAAGTCGCCGCGGCCCAAGGGCGTCGCACGATTCAGATCAGCTTCCGACGCAACGGCGGGGCGTGGCAGAACATCACGCTCTATGCGTTCAAGGACTACTCCAACATCAGTGTGGGCAAGCTCACGTTCCTCGGTGGGGCACAGCCGCCTCGGCGAGACGAGATCCTGATTGAGAAGGGGACGGCTTCGTTCTTCGGGCTCGGGACAGGTGACAGTCTCGAGTTCGAGACCTCGAACACCAAGCATCCGGCATTGACTGTCGCCGGCACGGTGCACGATCTGAACGCCATGGTGCCGATGATGACCGGTCGCGCCGTGGGCTACATCAACTGGGACGAGCTTTCCGCCTTCGACGAGCAGCCGGCGTACAACCAGCTCGACGTGGCCGCCGCCGGCCACCCGACGTCGCTCGGCGAGGTCTCGGCGGTGGGTTCTCGGCTGCGAGACAACGTGATTGAACCTCAGGGCGTGACGGTGCTGCGGATGCTCGCCCACGAGCCTGGCGTGCAGAACATCGCCGATATCTTCAAGGCCGTGAGCATGCTGCTGGTACTGGTCGGTGCGATGACGCTCGCCCTTTCCGGCTTTCTCGTGATCAACACGATTGGAGCGCTGGTCACCCAACAGACGCGACAGCTCGGAGTGATGAAGGCGATCGGCGCCAGATCCGGCCAGCTCATCGGGATGTTCTTCGCGATGGTCATGGCGTACGGCGTGCTCGCCGTGGTGGTGGCGTTGCCGCTCGGGCAGCTCGGCTCAAACGCGTTCGCAGACTTTGGCGCGAGCAAGCTCGACTTCCTGGTTGCCGACTACCGCGCGCCCGCCTCGATCCTGGCCATCGAGCTCTCGGTTGGGCTGCTCGTGCCGCTGATTGCGGCTTCGGTCCCGGTGGTGTTGGGCATGCGGATGCCTGTGCGTCATGCCTTGTACTCGACCGGGACGGGCAGCGGCGAGTTTGGCGAGGGCATCATCGACCGTTTGCTCAGCAAACTGCGGGGGCTGCCTCGGCCGGTTGCACTCGCGCTGCGCAACACGTTCCTGCGAAAGGGGAGACTGGCGCTCACGCTTGTCACGCTGACGCTGGCGGCTGGTGTGTTCATGGCGGTAGCCAGCGTGCGCACGTCAATCGATTTGACAGTGCAGCGCGTGGGCGAGCATCGCGCGATGGACGTGTGGGCCGACCTCTATCCCGCGCAGCCGCTGGCTGCGGCCAGCACGGCGGCCATGCGCGTCCCCGGGATCAGCGGGGTCGAGGGTTGGATGCTTCGGGCCGCCGTGCGGCTGCGGCCCGACCGCAGCGAGTCGGGCGTCCTCTACATCTACGGGCTTCCCGCGCAGACCAAGTACCTCAAGCCGGAGCTCAAGTCGGGCCGGTGGCTCGCGGCCAACGACACGGACGCCATCGTTTTGGACGATAGCTTCCTGAAGAAGGACCCCGACGCGGTCGTCGGCAGCACGCTGACCTTCAAGATTCGCAACGTCGACGAGACCTTCCATGTGGTGGGCATCGTCCGAGGCGACCTGCTCAACCAGTTCGGCTACGTGAACCAGCCGTATCTGGACCGCGTGCTCAACGCGCAGGGCACGGTCGACACGCTGATGCTCGGGACTGTGCAGCACGATGCGGCTTCAGAGACGGAGGCGGCGGCCAAGCTGTCCGACGACTTCTCGGCGAGGCAGATGCGCGTGACCG
This region of Coriobacteriia bacterium genomic DNA includes:
- a CDS encoding ABC transporter permease; protein product: MLVVLSIAVGIFAVAVMMGGRAVLIRALDTGFPATRPPSVTFLTTAFDDHLVMAVARDPEVAAAQGRRTIQISFRRNGGAWQNITLYAFKDYSNISVGKLTFLGGAQPPRRDEILIEKGTASFFGLGTGDSLEFETSNTKHPALTVAGTVHDLNAMVPMMTGRAVGYINWDELSAFDEQPAYNQLDVAAAGHPTSLGEVSAVGSRLRDNVIEPQGVTVLRMLAHEPGVQNIADIFKAVSMLLVLVGAMTLALSGFLVINTIGALVTQQTRQLGVMKAIGARSGQLIGMFFAMVMAYGVLAVVVALPLGQLGSNAFADFGASKLDFLVADYRAPASILAIELSVGLLVPLIAASVPVVLGMRMPVRHALYSTGTGSGEFGEGIIDRLLSKLRGLPRPVALALRNTFLRKGRLALTLVTLTLAAGVFMAVASVRTSIDLTVQRVGEHRAMDVWADLYPAQPLAAASTAAMRVPGISGVEGWMLRAAVRLRPDRSESGVLYIYGLPAQTKYLKPELKSGRWLAANDTDAIVLDDSFLKKDPDAVVGSTLTFKIRNVDETFHVVGIVRGDLLNQFGYVNQPYLDRVLNAQGTVDTLMLGTVQHDAASETEAAAKLSDDFSARQMRVTDTMTQKALQKTISDSLNIIVVFLVIMASLLAAVGGIGLSGTMSINVLESTREIGVMRAVGASNASIYQIFITEGVVVGLVSWVLGVIVSLPIGILLTDALGQAMSFPLSFAYSSLGVVAWLVFVIVISVLASLLPAYRAARVSVAEAIAYE